The Sphingobacteriales bacterium nucleotide sequence AATCTATGAGTCACAACTTAGTGAAACATCAATAGCATATACACAGAAAACATTTGAGGAACAGAATATCGTATTAAGACAACTTGAAAAAAAACTAAACAATTTTTTCAACGAATATCAAAAAATAAAAAAGCAACCAGAAGGAGAAGAAATAGACTTAGAAGCAATAACTGAAAGATTTACAGATATTCAAGCAGGAATAACACCCAAAGACAATATTTTCTTGTCTAAAAGAAAAAATATCAAAGACATAGCAATATTAATTATTACAGATATCAGTTTATCTACAGATGGATATGTAAATGACCATAGAATTATTGACACAGAAAAACAATCATTATTACTTTTTGGCGAAATCTTACATAAATACAACACACAATTTCAAATTGATGTATTTTCTAGCAAAACAAGAAATCATTGCGACTATCATACAATAAAAAAATTTAATGATGATTGGGATAAACAAAAACACCATATTGGAGCAATTCAACCAAAAGGCTATACAAGAATTGGCGCAGCAATACGAAACGCACATGAACAGCTAAAAAATATTAATACAAAAAAGAAATGGCTTTTATTATTAACTGATGGAAAACCAAATGACTACGATAGATACGAAGGGAAATATGGTATAGAAGATATAAAACATGCCATAAAAGAAGTACGAAACAACGATATTCATGTATCAGCATTGGCAATTGACAGTAATGCTAAATTTTATTTACCACAAATGTTAGGCAAAGGCGCATTTCAGATTATACACAAACCAAGTTTTTTACCAGAAGCTTTAACAAATATGTATTTAAAACTCATTGAATAGTTATATTATTTTGATTAATTGAATTATTGTATCTTTAGTAATAATTTTAATCAAATAATACAATTATATGGATGAAATTAAAATTACTAAAGCAACAGTAAATGAATTAATGCTTTTACAAAGTATAGCGAAACAAACCTTCTACGAAACATTTGCATCATATAATTCAGAAGAAAATATGTCAAAATACTTAGCAGAGAATTTTGCAGAAGATAAAATATTATTAGAAATAAATAATACTAATAGTGAGTTCTATTTTGCAATATATCAACACAAAGAAATTGGATATTTAAAAATAAATTTTGGAATAGCACAGACAGAAAAAACAACAAACAATTCACTTGAAATAGAAAGAATATATGTATTGAAAGAATTCCATGGGAGAAATGTTGGTCAATTACTATATGAGAAAGCAATAAAAATTGCCAAAGCTAGAAAAGTAAATTATGTTTGGTTGGGTGTTTGGGAAAATAACAAAAGAGCGATTAATTTTTATAAGAAAAATAATTTTATTGAGTTTGATAAACACATTTTCAAACTAGGAGATGAGTTACAAACAGACATAATGATGAAACTTGAAATCTAAACATTACAAATAGTTTATCAATAGTACATTATCAAAAAAAACAATCATTTTTTTGGTCTTGAATATTTTGTATATTTGCTAAAATTTTTGAAAAGATAATTTATGTTTGAGAATTTACAAGACAAATTAGACGTAGCGTTTAAAAACCTAAAAGGACAAGGCAAAATCACTGACCTTAATATTGCCACAACTGTAAAAGAAATCAGAAGAGCATTGGTAGATGCTGACGTTAATTATAAAATTGCCAAAGATTTTACAGATGTCATCAAAGACAAAGCACTTGGACAAAATGTTTTAACTGCAGTTTCGCCAGGACAATTAATGGTAAAAATTGTAAATGACGAACTAACAACTTTAATGGGCGGTTCTGTTGTAGAATTGAATGTAAAAAACAATCCGACAGTAATTTTAATCGCTGGACTTCAAGGTTCTGGTAAAACAACATTTTCAGGAAAATTATCATATTATCTAAAAAACAAACTAAACAAATCTCCATTATTAGTTGCTTGTGACGTGTACAGACCAGCAGCTATTGAACAATTAAAAGTTTTAGGAGAACAAAATAAAGTAGAAGTTTACGCTGAAATAGAGAATAAAAATCCAGTTGAAATAGCACAAAATGCCATTCAATATGCTAAACAAAAAGGTTACAATGTAATAATAGTAGATACAGCAGGACGTTTAGCAGTTGATGAGCAAATGATGGATGAAATTGCAAATGTAAAACAAGCCATTCAACCACAAGAAACACTGTTTGTTGTAGATTCTATGACTGGACAAGATGCAGTAAATACAGCAAAAGCATTCAACGATAAAATTAATTTTGATGGTGTAGTTTTAACCAAATTAGATGGTGATACACGTGGTGGTGCTGCACTTTCTATTAAATATACAGTAAACAAACCTATAAAATTTGTGAGCCGTGGCGAGAAAATGGATACACTTGATGTATTCTATCCAGATAGAATGGCGAACAGAATCTTAGGTATGGGCGATATCGTATCGTTTGTAGAAAAAGCTCAAGAACAATTTGACGAAAAAGAAGCTCAACTTTTAAATAAAAAAATTGCCAAAAACCAATTTGATTTTAATGATTTCTTACAGCAAATCAATCAAATCAGAAAAATGGGTAACCTAAAAGATTTAATGGCAATGATTCCTGGTGTTGGAAAAGCAATAAAAGATATAGATATTGATGACAATGCTTTCAAAAAAATTGAAGCAATGATATTTTCTATGACACCAGAAGAAAGAACAAATCCAGATGTATTAAATGGTAAGAGGAGAGAACGAATAGCAAAAGGAAGTGGTAGTTCAATACAAGATGTAAATAATTTTGTAAAACAATTTGACCAAATGAAAACTATGATGAAGAAATTTCAAGGCATGGGCATGAAACGCTAATTTTTTCTTCTCAGAAAATAAATTCCTTCTTCAAACTTAAATTCATAGCAAATTAATTTGTAGTTGTTGCCATCAGTGCTTCTACCATTTTTAATTTGAAATTTATAACCATGCAATGGACAACTTATAACATCCAATTTATTACAATGTCCATGATGTAACTGCGCACCAGCGTGTGGGCAACTATTGTTCACACCAAAAATTCCTTCATCTGTTTTTACAACACAAATATCTTTGCCTTGTTCAAATATTTTAATAGGCTTGCGTAATATTGCCTCATTAATTTTCGCCTGATTCTCAATCGAAATTTCTATCCAATTCATACACTAAACAATTGCTGCTTCTATAGATTTTGTAATATTGTTTAGTCCTTGCAACAATTCATCTTGTGTTGGAAATCCAAAACCAATACGCATGTATGTATCATCTTGTTCAAACCAATGTCCTGCGCCAACAATAGTTTTATAATCATTAAATAAAACAGAATAAAATTGATTGGTATCTACTTTGTATTCGTCTTTTATTTTTGGAAAACAAACCACACCAGCATTTGGATCAGTCCAAATCATGTATTGTTGCTGTTCCATCCATGCTTTCATCAAAATAAAATTAGAATTAATGTGTTTATGTACATCATACAATATTTTTTCATGCTGGTAGAATACTTGTAAAGCAATTGCCTCATCAACTACTGAATTACAAATAATAATTTGTTCTTTAGCAGCTAAAAAATCATGCATCAGTTGCTTATTTTTATTAATCAACCAACCAATTCTAATGCCTGGCACACCAAATGCTTTTGATTGAGAACATACGGAAATTACGTTATTAGAAATAGAGGCAAAATAAGGTAATCTTTCAGTTTTAAAATTCAAATATCTATACGTTTCATCTACTAAAACATAGATATTCTTTTGTTTGGCATACAATATAACTTCTTCAATAATATCAGAATCAAACACAATTCCAGTTGGATTGTGTGGCGATGTAAATGATATAAGTTTAGTATTAGGTTTTATTTTGCTAATAATATCACTTACGGAAAACTGAAAATTATTTTCAAGTTTCAAATCAACATATGTTATTTCACAATCTATGGCACGTGGTGTTTCAATATTTGTTGCATAGTTTGGTCTTAATACAATTAGATGATCATTATTTTGTAATAATGTAGTAGAAATAATGAATAATGCAGTAGCAGCACTTGGACAAACTAATACATCATCTTCATCTAAATTAGGTTCATTGTTTATTATTGCTTTCCTTAGTTCAATATTTCCTTTGTGTTCGCCATAGCACAACAATGTATTTTCGATATTAATATTCAAATCTTTCAAATATATATCACGAATAGAACTTTCAGCTAAATTGCAAATAATATTTTCGTAGCCTAACTCTTCAGGAGATTCTACTTCAATGGGCATTCTTTTGTACTTCATATCATCAAAAATATTCTAAAAAGTTAGTGTCTTTTCCTGTTACAATTCTTTTATATCTATCATGCAATAAATGTCCAATGGTATCTTCCCATTCTAATTTCAATTTGTTTTGATTTATATATCTGATACCAGCAACTTCAGCAGCTGTGCCTGTAAAAAACGCTGCATCAGCATTCAAAATTTCATCTATACCAATAAATTTTTCTACCACATCAATGCCCATTTGCTTTGCAATATCTATTAATGTTTGTCTGGTAATGCTTGGAAATATATTAGACAAAGGTGGCACAAATAATTTTCCATTTTTTTCCATAAAAATAGATGCGCCTGCTCCAGATGCAACATAACCTTCAACATCTATAAGCAATGCATCATCATAACCATTTTGAATTGCCTCGCGTGTAGCTAATATTGAGTTGATATAATTTCCAGTTGCTTTTATATCTACTGGCATCGTTTTCGGATGTGGTCTTCGCCAAGATGAAATCATTATTCTCAACTCATTATTTGGATAGTATTTATTCCATTTCCAACATGTCATCAACATATTTGGTCTATCGGCATCTACAGCACGCAAAGTCATATTTTTATCCATAAAAATAAGCGGACGAATATAGGCTTCTTTCAATTTATTTTTTTCAACTAACTCGTAGGCAAAGTTTATCATTTCTTGCACAGTGTATGGCATTTGTATATTTAGCTTATGAGCTGAGTTTTGTAATCGTTCAAAATGTCTTCTTACTTTATAAATATGTGTTCCATTTTCTGTTTGGTATGCTCTGATGCCTTCAAATACACCATATCCATAATGTAATGTTTGATTGAATGTGCTTACCTTAAATTCGTCTACTTTCTTAAAAATTCCATTAAAAAATAGAATTGTCTTTTCATTGTGATACAACATAGTATAAATATATTACAGAAATATCAGAATTCAAAAACAACACTGGTTTTATATTTAGATTAAGCAATATTTTTTTGAATAGAATTTATTTATATTTTTCTTATTTTTAATCCAAAAAAACACAAAATATGGATAGTTTATATTACAAAGCATCTGGCAAAGCGCCAATTTCAGGAATTCTTTTAATGCTAATTGGTGGCACAATTGCAGGCATACTTTTGAGTATTGTATATATTGCATTACAATGGTTTATTCCGTTTATTTATTTAAACTTATTTATTGCTATAGGATTTGGAATTGGAACATATATGGCATTAGTATTTCTTCTCAAAAAAGGAAAAGTTAGAAATCCATCTATTGCTGTAGCAATTGCATTCATTGTAACTATTATTTCATATTATTCACAATGGGCATTGTATTTATCTTTGCTTTTACAATCATCTGGTGGAGGCTCATTTTTTGTAAAAACGTCTTTCAACTTAGATACTTTTTTATATGAATTTATGCATCCATTTGATATTATGAATAACATTAAAACATTAGTTGGAATTGGCACTTTTACATTAAAAGGTTCAGTTGTGAAAGGTGGATTCTTAGTATTTATATGGATAATAGAAGCTTTATTAATTATTGCTATTGCTCCAATTTTTATTTCTGGAAATGCAAAGGAACCATTTTCTGAATTACAAGACAATTGGATGGAAGAAAAAACATTGCCAATTAATTTAAAATTCATAGAAAAAGAAAATTTACAGAATTTTAAAAACGAGTTAGAAAAAGGAAATTATTTACCTTTATTAGAATTAAAAAACAATGATAATCCTAATAAATATGCGGTACTAAAAACATATTCAATTGATGGTGATGACAAGCAATTTTTATCTATAGAAAATGTGGAAATAACTTACAATAGTAAAAATGAAGAAAAGAAAGACGAAACTGATGTCATAAAGTATTTACAGATAGCTACATCAGATTTATCAGCATTAGTTTAATTAAAAAAAATGACAAAAAGAGACATTGAAAATAGAACTGATATTGTTGAAATAATTACATTATTTTATAAGTATAGTTATCAAGATGAAAGACTTGGAGCTATTTTCAAACACATAGCACCATTAGATTTAACGACACATATTCCATTAGTTGCAGATTTTTGGGAAGGCATTTTGTTTGATGTATTTACTTACAAAGGAAATGTTACTGAAAACATTTTTCTGTAAACACCAAAACAAATCTATCAAAAGAAGATTTTGACTTATGGTATAGCTATTGGCAAAAAGCTGTAGATGAATTATTTGCTGGAGAATTAGCAGAGAAAGCAAAATTCCGTGCTCAATCAATTGCAAACATTATGAGCTACAAAATGGACTATATAAATGAGAAAAAATAATTGCTTTAGTAAATATTAGTATTTAATTTTAACATTTATAAACTAAATAATAAATTATTTCTTGTTAAAAAATTAGCATCTTTGTGCAAATAATTTTATAATATATGCTGAGTATTATTTACTTCTATTTAATTTATTACATACTTCATTTCTCATTATTTGGTATATTCAAAAAAGCAGGCAAAAACCCAATGCATGTCTTTATTCCTTTCTTGCAAGATGTAACTTGGTTAGAAATTTTAGGTAAAAATAAAAGGAAAGCAATTTGGGGCTTGATACCATATGTCAATTATCTTTTTGCACTTACTTGGGTTACCGACACATTACATTGCTTTGGCAAAAAATCATTCTTACATCATGCATTTGCATCGTTCTTTGGTTTTATCTCATTTATATATATTGGTTTTTTTGATAAAGATGCAAAATACCTTGGGCCATTATTTGCCAACAACAATAAAATAAAAAGAAGCACTGTAAGAGAATGGTCTGATGCAATTGTTTTTGCCGTTATAGCTGCAACATTTGTACGTATGTTTACCTTAGAAGCATACAAAATTCCGACAACATCAATGGAAGGTTCTTTGCTCGCAGGTGATTTCCTATTTGTATCTAAATTTAACTATGGCGCAAGAATACCTCAAACACCATTAGGTATACCATTTTTCCACCATTCATTACCAAATAATTTAGGGAAAGCATATTCAAAGCTTATTCAATTACCATACAAACGACTACCAGGATTTGAAGATATAAAAAGAGGCGATATTGTAGTATTCAACTATCCAGGTGATGCCATAGAAAACCCTGATCGTCCTGTTGATAAAAGAGAAAACTATGTAAAAAGATGTGTGGCAATATCTGGCGATACATTACAAATAATAGACAGACAATTATACATCGACCATAAAAAACAACCACACTACAAAGAAATGCAGATGATGTATGATGTAATTCTAAACAAAAAACTTGATAGAGCAGCATTGGATAAATTTGGTATGCTTTGGTTTTACGATGTTGCTGGATTTAATTTTGCTGATGGATTTGGGAATCCAGTTGAGCCATTAGATGCTATGCACAATATAATGGACAACTATCTTGCAAATAATGATACAATTACACTTTTACTAACGAACAATCAAATCAGTCAGCTAAAAGAAAATGGTTATATAAAAAATATTATTAGTCATCCAAATTTAGAAAGCGCAGCATGGATTGAAGATATTTTTGTAGCACCTGCAATTTTTAAATGGACAGTAGATAATTTTGGTCCGATTGTAGTACCATACAAAGGAATGTCTATAGAATTAACAACAGAGAATTTTGCAAAATATTATTCTACAATCAAATATTTTGAGAAAAAAACTATTGAAAGAAACAATAATAACCAAATTATTATTGACGGAAATATTGCAACAACATTTACTTTTAGTCAAAATTATTTCTTTATGATGGGCGATAATAGACATAATTCATTAGATTCACGCTATTGGGGATTTGTACCAGAAGACCATGTTGTAGGCAAACCATTGTTTGTATGGTTTTCTATGAACAATTTTGAAGAATTTCCAAAAAATATAAAATGGAATAGAATATTCAAAAGTGTAACTAGTTTATGTAAATAATAACATATATGAAAAATATAATTTTAGCATCGCTATTTATTTTCAATTTTATTGGATGTAATAGCAACAACAATAAACAAAATGATACTGAAGTCATAATAGCAAAAAACGTTGATGTTAATGAATTTGAAAAATTAATTTCATCCAATAATGATGCTCAACTAATTGATGTACGAACTGAAGGTGAATTTATAACAGGTTTTATACCAAAAGCAAAAAATATTAACTTCAACAATCCAAACTTCGCACAAGAAATTTCAAAATTAGATAAAAACAAACCAGTATACGTGTACTGTCTTTCAGGTGGAAGAAGTTCATCAGCTATGAAAGTGATGCAACAACAAGGTTTCAAACAAGTATATAATTTGCAAGGTGGAATTATGTCTTGGAAAGGCAATAGTAAAGCAATAGAATTACCTAAAAACAACAATCCATCAGATGATTCGACAATCACTCTAGATGCTTACAAACAATTGATATCAAAAAACAAACTTGTATTAGTTGATTTTTATGCGCCATGGTGTGCACCATGCAAAATACTTTCTCCAATTGTAGAAAGCGTAGAAAAAGAGATGAATGGTACATTTAAGTTAGAAAAACTAAACTATGATAATTGTAATGAGTTAGTAAAACCATTACAAATTAGTTCAATACCATTAATTATTTTATACAAAAATGGACAAGAAGTTTGGCGTAAAAAAGGCATATCTACAAAAGATGAAATCACCATGATTATTGAACTTAACATGCGTGAAAAATAATCTTTTGTAAAAAGTTAATTAAAAATCTCTTTTTTGTTAATTTTTTATTAATTTAGATATTACAAAATATCTAAATATGTTACAAAATACTATAAAAGCAATATTTACAAGTATCGCACTCTTTTTTATAATTGCAAATAATATTAATGCACAAACATGTAAAGTACCTAAAAAAGAAGTGAAAATCAGAGTTTTTGGCGATAGCTGGGCGCATTTTCCTGTGATTTACAAAGCATACGATTCTGCATTAGTACAATATGGTTTCCCAGAATATATTTCAAATGGAGATTTTACAGTTCTAATTAGTATGAACTCAGAAGCATTTTTATATCCAATTGCAAAAGCACTATGGCAACCACAAATTGAAAAAGATGGAAGAGATGGTACACCATTAATGGTGATATCATTACTAGGCAATGATATTGCATTTAAAATTAGAAAAGACAAGCCATTATCCATTTTAGATGCACCATTAGCAGAAGCGAAAACAAATATGGATACCATCTTTGATTTTATTCATGAGAAATGTCCAAATATGAAAATATTGTGGATGTGTTATGATTTCCCAAACTTTGTAGATCCAATTATTGATTATCCTTGGAATCCATATGCAGAAATGTGGGAAGATAAAGACAGATTTACGCCAGCAGAAGTTAATCCATTTATTAATTATATGGCTCATTTGCAAGATAGTTTAGTTGGTGTTTGGAACAGACCATATCTACATTTTGTAAATAATGTAGGACTAATGCAATACATGTATGGACAGCCAACACCATTGCGTGTTGCACCTTTCGGCACTTATCCAAAATATAGTGTGCCATTTCCTGGTGGTGATGAAAACTATCCAACACCACATGCTGCAATGGGTTTGGGTGGCATAGATACTTATCATTTAAGTCCGCAAGGTTATACATTCTTGGCTTCTTATCAAATGAGAAAGTTTTTTATGGACTATTTAAGAGAAGATAAAGATACCACTATTCAATCTTTAGGTGGAAATTATGATGGCTATGTATCTACAACATCCACAGGAAATCAAAGTATAAAAGTTGGAAAAATAGCAGAACAGGAGACAAGTAAAGGAATTACTACTTTCAATACAGCATTTATTGAAGACGATATTAGAATTAAAAAAGCAAGTTTATTTATTAGAAGAAAAGAAGGAAATTACAAATCATATCCAAATCAATTATATCCAAACAATATAAAATTAGATATTATAAGTGGAACATTTGGTAATGAAACTATTGAACTTTCAGATTTTAATGCCACATCAAGTAAAGAAGACATTGCATGTGCATTTGGAAATACTAGTAGAGATAATTATTCTATTCGATTTGATATACACGAAGAAGCATTGCAATACATCAACAAAAATGGATTAACTCAATTTAGAATAAGTATTGTAGATACAGCACAAGGCGAAAGTATTGTTCATTATTACACAGGCGACACAAGTATGTACGAAGCACCTTATCTAGATTTATATTATGATTCTAATAGAATTGTTTCTTCCATCAAAGAAATTAAAAATCACAATATAACTATTTACCCAAATCCAACTAAAAATATTGTAAATATTGAACGATTAAATTCAAGTGATTTTGGTAATAACTTAAACATTCGTGTGTATTCAACTTCAGGAAATCAATTAATGCATATAGAACATAAAAAATCGGATAAAGTACAAATCAACTTAAAAGATATTGCTAACGGAAATTATATTCTAAGAATTGACGATGGAAATTATTTTATTTCCGAACAAATATTAAAGTATGAATAGGCTACTGAATAATTAATTTTTAGTTGTAACTCTATCTATAATTGTATTGCCAACTTTATTTCCTTGTTCAATACCAAATTCAATAGCTTCTCTGTAATGTATGCCACCATACAATCTAGAAATAGCAGCCTCATCAGCAGCTTGGTTGAATGTTGTGTAAGTACGCTCATTAATACCTAAGAATGTATTGGTATTATCTACAAAAGTAATATCACCAAATAGGTGTTTAAGTACTGTTGCAGAAGCACCAGAGCAAACCGAATGACCAGATGTATATTCAGGAAATGGTGGTGTTGCCCATTTGGGTTCCCAATTAGATTGTCCAGCAATATAATCTCTGATATATGTTTTTGGTCTTAATAAATTCACTCTATACTTAGCTTCCCAACAAGATATAAATGCATCGCCAACAGCTAATCCAACTAAAGCATACATTTCTGCTGCTTGTATTAAATTCAAATTCTCTTGAGTTGCAATTATACTTGCAATATTTAGCCAATGTCCAGCAGGCGAAGGTGTTTGTCCTGGCACATCTGCCCACCACATTGCAATATGCTCTTGTTCTATCGTTAAATTTTCTTTTACAGTTACCACTTCCATTGCTTGATTATAAAAATCTGAACCAATAGTTGTACTAAAAGGTATTTGAGATGCCACATAGCAACTCGTTGATGCAGCCATAGTAAATGGTCTCATTTCGCCCCAAAATGGTTCAACTGGACGTAAACTAACAGCGTCAGTTGGTGCCCAAAACATCTGATTTTCTGAGCGACTAGGTACTGTATATGTATTAGTTCTTATAGTTGAATAATTATCTCCACTTGCCCAAGCAACAATAGTATTTCCAATTGCTCTACCATATTCAATAGAACTATTGAACAATTGCTCATTGATGTTATTTCTTTTTTGGTTCAATATGTGTAATCTAAGTTTTTCAATCGTATCATTAGATGTTGATGAAATATTTCTATTCAATACATTTTTTGCAACAACATACATTGCTTCGTCGCATGCAATTTCATAATCTAAATTTTGGTATCTAAAAGTTGGAATTGAAAGACTACCATTTAATTGATTGGCTAAACTATTGTAATTATTTGCTCCAGTTACTACACTTTCGTACATAGCAACACCAGCATAGGCAAAATATCTTGAAGCAACTGGTGGATTCAAAGCTTCTCTTTTGGCTACATATCTAAATAAGTCTATCCATTTTATAGCAATATCACCTGAATATATTGATGCATCTCCAATTTTTGTTTGTGTTGTTGTTACATCATTATCATCTTTTTTACAAGATTGTATTAATACAGACAAAAAAAAGATTGCGTATAATACTTTTTTCATATTATTATTTTTAATTATTTATGTTAATATTAGAATTAAAAGAATTTATAATTTCTTCCTGGATAGTATGCCTCAGTAGCTAATTCTTCTTCTATTCTTAATAGTTGATTGTATTTTGCCATTCTATCACTTCTAGAAGCAGAACCAGTTTTTATTTGTCCACAGTTTAAAGCAACAGCCAAATCAGCTATGGTACTATCTTCAGTTTCACCACTTCTATGACTCATTATTGATGTATACTTGTTTCTATGCGCTAAATCAACAGCATCAATCGTTTCAGATAAGCTACCTATTTGATTTACTTTTACCAATATTGAGTTGGCAATATTTTTATCAATACCTTCTTTTAATATTTTAGTATTCGTTACAAAAATATCATCACCAACTAATTGACATTTGTTTCCTAATTCTTTGGTTAATAAAGCCCAACCTTTCCAATCTTGCTCTGCCAAACCATCTTCTATAGAAACAATAGGATATTTCTTTACCCAGCTTGCCCAATAATCTACCATTTCTTCAGATGACAATGCTTTATTATCAGATTTTTTAAAGATATATTTTTTCTTCTTTTCATCATAAAATTCTGATGCTGCGGCATCCATAGCTATTTTTACTTGTTCGCCAGCTTTGTATCCAGCACTTTCAATTGCTTTCAAAACTGTTTCAATAGCTTCTTCATTAGATTTTATTTCTGGAGCAAAGCCACCTTCATCGCCAACATTGGTAGAATATCCTTTAGATTTTAAAACTTTTTTTAGATGATGGAAAATTTCAACACCCATTCTCAAACCATCAGAAAAATTTTCTGCACCAACTGGCACCACCATAAATTCTTGAAAATCAATTTTATTATCAGCATGTGCACCACCATTCAAAATATTCATTAAAGGAATAGGTAATGTATATGCATTTGTTCCACCTATATATCTATATAAAGGCATTCTTGCTTCTTGTGCAGACGCTTTTGCAACTGCTAATGATACTGATAAAATTGCATTGGCACCTAATTTCTTTTATTGTCAGTACCATCTAACTCCAACATTATTTTATCTATAACACGTTGCTCATATATATTTTCTCCAATAATAGCTTCTGCAATTAATGTATTTACATTTTTCACAGCTTTTAGAACACCTTTGCCCATATAAATTTTTCCATTATCTCTTAGTTCTACAGCTTCACGTGTTCCTGTAGATGCACCAGAAGGTACAGCTGCTCTACCAAGAATTCCATTTTCTGTTATTACATCAGCTTCTACTGTTGGGTTGCCTCTTGAATCTAAAATTTGACGGGCATGAACGGATACAATATAACTCATAAGTTCTTTATATATTTTTGATTAAGAATTAATTTCACAAAGATAATAGATTTTTGCCAACTAAATAAAATCAAAGAATAATGATTTTTATCATCAGATAATTAATCTAGATAAATTATAGCTAAAAAATATTTTTGGACAAAACCATAACTCGTACATATATATTTTATATTTTTAGAATATGGGAAAAAAGATAAATGCA carries:
- a CDS encoding pyridoxal phosphate-dependent aminotransferase; this translates as MKYKRMPIEVESPEELGYENIICNLAESSIRDIYLKDLNINIENTLLCYGEHKGNIELRKAIINNEPNLDEDDVLVCPSAATALFIISTTLLQNNDHLIVLRPNYATNIETPRAIDCEITYVDLKLENNFQFSVSDIISKIKPNTKLISFTSPHNPTGIVFDSDIIEEVILYAKQKNIYVLVDETYRYLNFKTERLPYFASISNNVISVCSQSKAFGVPGIRIGWLINKNKQLMHDFLAAKEQIIICNSVVDEAIALQVFYQHEKILYDVHKHINSNFILMKAWMEQQQYMIWTDPNAGVVCFPKIKDEYKVDTNQFYSVLFNDYKTIVGAGHWFEQDDTYMRIGFGFPTQDELLQGLNNITKSIEAAIV
- the ffh gene encoding signal recognition particle protein, with amino-acid sequence MFENLQDKLDVAFKNLKGQGKITDLNIATTVKEIRRALVDADVNYKIAKDFTDVIKDKALGQNVLTAVSPGQLMVKIVNDELTTLMGGSVVELNVKNNPTVILIAGLQGSGKTTFSGKLSYYLKNKLNKSPLLVACDVYRPAAIEQLKVLGEQNKVEVYAEIENKNPVEIAQNAIQYAKQKGYNVIIVDTAGRLAVDEQMMDEIANVKQAIQPQETLFVVDSMTGQDAVNTAKAFNDKINFDGVVLTKLDGDTRGGAALSIKYTVNKPIKFVSRGEKMDTLDVFYPDRMANRILGMGDIVSFVEKAQEQFDEKEAQLLNKKIAKNQFDFNDFLQQINQIRKMGNLKDLMAMIPGVGKAIKDIDIDDNAFKKIEAMIFSMTPEERTNPDVLNGKRRERIAKGSGSSIQDVNNFVKQFDQMKTMMKKFQGMGMKR
- a CDS encoding GNAT family N-acetyltransferase is translated as MDEIKITKATVNELMLLQSIAKQTFYETFASYNSEENMSKYLAENFAEDKILLEINNTNSEFYFAIYQHKEIGYLKINFGIAQTEKTTNNSLEIERIYVLKEFHGRNVGQLLYEKAIKIAKARKVNYVWLGVWENNKRAINFYKKNNFIEFDKHIFKLGDELQTDIMMKLEI
- a CDS encoding Rieske 2Fe-2S domain-containing protein, which encodes MNWIEISIENQAKINEAILRKPIKIFEQGKDICVVKTDEGIFGVNNSCPHAGAQLHHGHCNKLDVISCPLHGYKFQIKNGRSTDGNNYKLICYEFKFEEGIYFLRRKN
- a CDS encoding branched-chain amino acid transaminase; amino-acid sequence: MYHNEKTILFFNGIFKKVDEFKVSTFNQTLHYGYGVFEGIRAYQTENGTHIYKVRRHFERLQNSAHKLNIQMPYTVQEMINFAYELVEKNKLKEAYIRPLIFMDKNMTLRAVDADRPNMLMTCWKWNKYYPNNELRIMISSWRRPHPKTMPVDIKATGNYINSILATREAIQNGYDDALLIDVEGYVASGAGASIFMEKNGKLFVPPLSNIFPSITRQTLIDIAKQMGIDVVEKFIGIDEILNADAAFFTGTAAEVAGIRYINQNKLKLEWEDTIGHLLHDRYKRIVTGKDTNFLEYF
- a CDS encoding VWA domain-containing protein, whose protein sequence is MSKRKNIKDIAILIITDISLSTDGYVNDHRIIDTEKQSLLLFGEILHKYNTQFQIDVFSSKTRNHCDYHTIKKFNDDWDKQKHHIGAIQPKGYTRIGAAIRNAHEQLKNINTKKKWLLLLTDGKPNDYDRYEGKYGIEDIKHAIKEVRNNDIHVSALAIDSNAKFYLPQMLGKGAFQIIHKPSFLPEALTNMYLKLIE
- the lepB gene encoding signal peptidase I encodes the protein MHVFIPFLQDVTWLEILGKNKRKAIWGLIPYVNYLFALTWVTDTLHCFGKKSFLHHAFASFFGFISFIYIGFFDKDAKYLGPLFANNNKIKRSTVREWSDAIVFAVIAATFVRMFTLEAYKIPTTSMEGSLLAGDFLFVSKFNYGARIPQTPLGIPFFHHSLPNNLGKAYSKLIQLPYKRLPGFEDIKRGDIVVFNYPGDAIENPDRPVDKRENYVKRCVAISGDTLQIIDRQLYIDHKKQPHYKEMQMMYDVILNKKLDRAALDKFGMLWFYDVAGFNFADGFGNPVEPLDAMHNIMDNYLANNDTITLLLTNNQISQLKENGYIKNIISHPNLESAAWIEDIFVAPAIFKWTVDNFGPIVVPYKGMSIELTTENFAKYYSTIKYFEKKTIERNNNNQIIIDGNIATTFTFSQNYFFMMGDNRHNSLDSRYWGFVPEDHVVGKPLFVWFSMNNFEEFPKNIKWNRIFKSVTSLCK